The following coding sequences are from one Veillonella rodentium window:
- a CDS encoding transglycosylase domain-containing protein: MSNNSNTRARRRASSGSSSEQKKTNRKRFFWIITLLIILIVAGGGCGFISATLSNLPDVSNVRPSASSQIYDVHGDLITTVHSVENRLPVPLKDVPKDLQDAFIATEDSRFYSHHGIDPIGILRAVWVNIIHSGVSEGGSTITQQLARGMFLTQDRTLKRKISEALLAIKIEQNYTKQEILEMYMNQIYFGQGAYGVQSASHVYFGKDVQDLTLAQAALIAGLPQSPNYYSPFNNLEESKKRQAIVLGQMVKYGYITQEQADEARQADLGLIAKQEQAHEDSNASYFINYVISQVSEKYGDDAIYKDGLKIYTTLDMNAQNAAVAAMQNLPSFYNDQNGLQQPQGAIVAMNPHNGYIVAMVGGRGDDAFNRATQAERQPGSAMKPFVYLAAIQSGKTPGSIVDDSPVDFNGWRPQNYEKEFNGEITYRYALQHSVNVATIKIADEIGMSKILRLAKDMGITTLTDNDNNLSTAIGGLTHGVTPLEMAQAYGVLANGGIKVQPTAIVKIVDRNGQIVEENSIQEKRIIEEKDAAILTNMLESVINGGTGGNAAIGRPVAGKTGTTDDSKDAWFVGYTPDLVAAVWMGDDYGTETLHGITGGTTPAIIWAQFMSNALANTPVSDFSVPASAQSAVQEGYRNPVKETPKQEEVRETRQSSERVRKDEKVKEEEKPSKEEASDSKSHSSKNSKKSSKKDR, from the coding sequence ATGAGTAACAACTCAAATACGAGAGCTCGCCGCCGCGCATCAAGCGGCAGCAGTTCTGAACAGAAGAAAACCAATAGAAAACGTTTCTTTTGGATTATCACTCTTCTCATAATACTCATCGTAGCGGGTGGTGGTTGTGGTTTTATCAGTGCCACTCTATCAAATTTACCGGATGTTTCGAACGTAAGACCTTCTGCATCATCTCAAATTTATGATGTTCACGGTGATCTCATCACTACAGTCCATTCAGTGGAAAACAGATTACCGGTACCACTCAAGGATGTACCGAAAGATCTGCAGGATGCCTTCATCGCTACAGAAGACTCTCGTTTCTATTCCCATCATGGCATTGACCCAATCGGGATTTTGCGTGCCGTATGGGTTAATATTATTCATAGCGGTGTTTCTGAAGGCGGTTCTACAATTACACAGCAACTTGCCAGAGGTATGTTCTTAACACAAGACAGAACACTGAAACGTAAAATCTCGGAAGCGCTCTTAGCGATAAAAATTGAACAGAACTATACAAAACAAGAAATTCTTGAAATGTATATGAATCAAATTTACTTCGGTCAAGGTGCTTATGGTGTACAGTCCGCATCGCATGTATACTTCGGCAAGGATGTACAGGATTTGACATTGGCTCAAGCCGCTCTCATTGCCGGTCTTCCTCAAAGCCCTAACTACTACTCTCCGTTCAATAACTTAGAGGAAAGTAAAAAACGTCAGGCGATCGTATTGGGTCAAATGGTTAAATACGGTTATATTACACAAGAACAAGCCGATGAAGCTCGTCAAGCCGATTTGGGACTGATTGCTAAGCAAGAACAGGCTCATGAAGATTCAAATGCGTCATACTTTATCAACTATGTTATTTCTCAGGTTTCTGAAAAATATGGTGATGATGCTATCTATAAAGATGGGCTTAAAATCTATACAACGTTAGATATGAATGCTCAGAATGCAGCTGTCGCAGCTATGCAAAACCTACCTAGCTTTTACAATGATCAAAATGGTCTACAACAACCGCAAGGTGCCATTGTGGCCATGAATCCGCATAACGGGTATATCGTAGCCATGGTCGGCGGTCGCGGTGATGATGCCTTTAACCGTGCGACACAGGCGGAACGTCAGCCGGGTTCTGCTATGAAACCGTTTGTATACCTAGCGGCGATTCAAAGCGGTAAAACTCCCGGCTCCATCGTCGATGACAGTCCGGTCGATTTCAACGGTTGGCGTCCACAGAACTATGAAAAAGAATTCAACGGCGAGATTACATATCGTTATGCACTACAACACTCAGTTAACGTAGCGACTATTAAAATTGCCGATGAAATAGGCATGTCTAAGATTCTCCGTTTAGCAAAAGATATGGGTATTACTACTCTCACTGATAATGATAACAACTTGTCCACGGCTATCGGCGGTCTAACACATGGTGTAACACCTCTCGAAATGGCACAGGCATACGGTGTACTCGCAAATGGCGGTATCAAGGTGCAGCCTACTGCCATCGTTAAAATCGTAGACAGAAACGGTCAAATTGTAGAGGAAAATTCAATTCAGGAAAAACGCATTATCGAAGAAAAAGATGCGGCTATTTTAACCAATATGCTTGAATCCGTAATCAATGGCGGTACCGGTGGCAATGCAGCAATCGGACGACCTGTAGCCGGCAAGACAGGTACTACAGATGACTCCAAAGATGCCTGGTTCGTAGGTTATACGCCTGACTTAGTCGCTGCCGTATGGATGGGTGATGATTATGGTACGGAAACATTGCACGGTATCACAGGCGGTACCACACCGGCTATTATCTGGGCTCAATTTATGAGCAATGCACTTGCCAATACACCTGTATCCGATTTTAGTGTCCCTGCCAGCGCACAGTCAGCGGTTCAGGAAGGTTATCGAAATCCTGTAAAAGAAACACCTAAACAGGAAGAAGTGAGAGAAACTCGACAATCATCTGAACGGGTAAGGAAAGATGAAAAAGTGAAAGAAGAAGAAAAGCCGTCTAAAGAAGAGGCTTCAGACTCAAAATCTCACTCATCTAAGAACTCAAAAAAATCCAGTAAAAAAGATCGTTAG